Proteins found in one Lutimonas zeaxanthinifaciens genomic segment:
- a CDS encoding glycosyltransferase family 2 protein translates to MELVSVIMPAYNAEKYIEQAINCIIRQSYVNWELIICDDGSIDGTREIIESFALMDKRIRCYHNENNLGIVATRNKLLAKAKGEFITMLDADDLCVAERISVLRNFLLVNDHVGIVGSGVQFISQNGSLKGERKYPETNSEIQNNLLNEKFPFCGAGVMIRKEVYLKIGGYRDYFEGKAWDDHDWLFRSSMHFKGANVPEMLYQYRDNPESFMRNIGPMDYKKFTIKKIAIALGKQRILTGSDFLEDKDFEGLKNLEELHEKPFKKDPSLIYRIMAARAKTNSEKIYLLKKAIKKNIFELRNYYYFLKMVTNKS, encoded by the coding sequence AATATATTGAACAGGCTATTAACTGTATTATTAGACAATCATATGTTAATTGGGAATTGATAATTTGTGATGACGGATCAATAGACGGAACAAGAGAGATTATCGAGTCATTTGCTTTAATGGATAAAAGAATACGATGTTATCATAATGAAAATAATTTAGGAATTGTTGCGACCAGAAATAAACTTCTCGCTAAAGCTAAGGGTGAATTTATAACAATGTTAGATGCTGATGATTTATGCGTTGCAGAAAGAATTAGTGTTTTGAGAAATTTTCTTTTAGTAAACGATCATGTTGGAATTGTTGGGTCAGGTGTTCAATTTATTTCACAAAATGGCTCCTTAAAAGGAGAAAGAAAGTATCCTGAAACAAATTCTGAAATTCAAAACAATCTTTTGAATGAAAAATTTCCTTTCTGTGGTGCTGGAGTAATGATAAGAAAGGAGGTATACTTAAAAATTGGCGGTTATAGAGATTATTTTGAAGGAAAGGCTTGGGACGATCATGATTGGCTATTTCGATCTAGTATGCATTTTAAAGGAGCTAATGTTCCGGAAATGCTTTATCAATATAGAGACAATCCTGAATCTTTTATGAGAAATATTGGTCCAATGGATTACAAAAAATTTACAATAAAAAAAATTGCAATTGCTTTAGGAAAACAGAGAATCCTAACGGGATCTGATTTTTTAGAGGATAAAGATTTTGAAGGACTCAAAAATTTAGAAGAACTTCATGAAAAGCCATTTAAAAAAGATCCGAGTTTAATATATCGTATAATGGCAGCCCGGGCGAAAACAAATAGTGAAAAGATCTACCTTTTGAAGAAGGCGATTAAAAAGAATATTTTTGAATTAAGAAATTATTATTATTTCTTAAAAATGGTAACCAATAAGAGTTGA